The Prunus persica cultivar Lovell chromosome G8, Prunus_persica_NCBIv2, whole genome shotgun sequence genome includes a region encoding these proteins:
- the LOC18766359 gene encoding organ-specific protein S2, with protein MKSLCAILALFSLILFAKTIESRRDVGKYWKNVMKEQPMPQAIEGLLIDISDSTPKEKADCHEKVKKPFVEVEVEVEEFEPRPNVSSYNDDETKAELSSKDNAGPKAKQSFAAKEDKQPFEEDFEPRPNVSVYND; from the exons ATGAAGTCCCTTTGTGCTATCTTAgctcttttctctcttattttG TTTGCCAAAACTATAGAGTCAAGAAGAGATGTCGGGAAATACTGGAAAAATGTCATGAAAGAGCAACCTATGCCACAGGCAATTGAAGGCCTCCTTATTGATATTTCTGATTCAACACCAAAGGAGAAAGCCGATTGCCatgaaaaagtgaaaaaaccTTTTGTTGAGGTTGAGGTTGAGGTTGAGGAATTTGAACCCAGACCCAATGTCTCATCCTACAATGATGATGAAACTAAAGCAGAGCTCTCTTCCAAAGACAATGCTGGTCCTAAAGCCAAGCAGTCATTTGCAGCCAAAGAAGATAAGCAGCCATTTGAGGAAGATTTTGAGCCAAGGCCAAATGTTTCGGTTTACAATGACTAA